A single Thermaerobacter sp. FW80 DNA region contains:
- the rny gene encoding ribonuclease Y: protein MVVPTGVFVLILLATLVIAGLAGYLVRKVVAESRIGSAEALARQLIEEGRKEGEARKREALLEAKEEVHRLRTDFERESRERRQELQQLERRLLQREEALERRARQLDEREELMRARERDLDRAEELVEELRLRQMTELERIAGMSRDEARELLMSQVREEMRHDLAVMIRQMEEEARAEADRRAREIIANAVQRLAAEYVPELTVSVVELPGDEMKGRIIGREGRNIRHFEALTGVDLIIDDTPEAVVISCFDPIRREIARMTLEKLIADGRIHPAKIEEMYAKAVEEMEERIRQEGERACYEVGVHNLHPELVKLLGRLAFRTSYGQNILQHSIEVAHLCALMAYELGADVNVARRAGLLHDIGKALDHEMEGTHLTIGMEILQKYHESEEVIHAMSCHHGDFEAKTIEAVIVTAADALSAARPGARRETLEAYIRRLRQLEEIASSFPGVAKAYAIQAGREVRIMVHPDQVDDAEAYLLARQIAKRIERELQYPGQIKVTLIRETRVTEYAR, encoded by the coding sequence ATGGTCGTTCCGACAGGCGTCTTCGTCCTCATCCTCCTCGCGACCCTCGTGATCGCCGGGCTGGCCGGCTACCTGGTCCGCAAGGTGGTGGCGGAGAGCCGCATCGGCTCCGCCGAGGCCCTGGCCCGACAGCTGATCGAAGAGGGCCGGAAGGAGGGCGAGGCGCGCAAGCGCGAGGCCCTGCTGGAGGCGAAGGAAGAGGTCCACAGGCTGCGCACGGACTTCGAACGGGAGAGCCGGGAGCGGCGGCAAGAGCTGCAGCAACTGGAGCGGCGCCTGCTGCAACGGGAGGAGGCGCTGGAACGACGGGCGCGCCAGCTGGACGAGCGGGAGGAGCTGATGCGGGCCCGTGAGCGCGACCTGGACCGGGCCGAAGAGCTGGTGGAGGAGCTGCGCCTGCGGCAGATGACGGAGCTGGAGCGCATCGCCGGCATGAGCCGCGACGAGGCGCGGGAGCTGCTCATGAGCCAGGTCCGGGAGGAGATGCGCCACGACCTGGCGGTGATGATCCGGCAGATGGAGGAGGAGGCCCGCGCCGAGGCGGACCGCCGGGCGCGGGAGATCATCGCCAACGCGGTCCAGCGCCTGGCGGCGGAGTACGTCCCCGAGCTCACCGTGTCGGTGGTCGAGCTGCCCGGGGACGAGATGAAGGGCCGCATCATCGGCCGCGAGGGGCGCAACATCCGGCACTTCGAGGCCCTGACGGGGGTCGACCTGATCATCGACGACACGCCGGAGGCGGTGGTGATCTCCTGCTTCGACCCGATCCGCCGGGAGATCGCCCGCATGACGCTGGAGAAGCTGATCGCCGACGGGCGCATCCACCCGGCGAAGATCGAGGAGATGTACGCCAAGGCCGTGGAGGAGATGGAGGAGCGCATCCGCCAGGAGGGCGAGCGCGCCTGCTACGAGGTGGGCGTGCACAACCTGCACCCGGAGCTGGTCAAGCTGCTGGGCCGGTTGGCCTTCCGGACCAGCTACGGCCAGAACATCCTCCAGCACTCCATCGAGGTGGCCCACCTCTGCGCCCTGATGGCGTACGAGCTAGGCGCCGACGTCAACGTGGCGCGGCGCGCCGGGCTCCTGCACGACATCGGCAAGGCGCTGGACCACGAGATGGAGGGCACCCACCTCACCATTGGCATGGAGATCCTGCAGAAGTATCATGAGTCGGAAGAGGTCATCCATGCCATGTCCTGCCACCACGGGGACTTCGAGGCGAAGACCATCGAGGCGGTCATCGTCACCGCCGCCGACGCGCTGTCGGCGGCGCGACCCGGGGCGCGGCGCGAGACCCTGGAGGCGTACATCCGCCGGCTGCGCCAGCTGGAGGAGATCGCCTCCAGCTTCCCCGGGGTGGCGAAGGCCTACGCCATCCAGGCGGGGCGCGAGGTGCGCATCATGGTCCACCCCGACCAGGTGGACGACGCCGAGGCGTACCTCCTGGCGCGGCAGATCGCCAAGCGCATCGAGCGGGAGCTCCAGTACCCGGGCCAGATCAAGGTGACGCTGATCCGGGAGACGAGGGTGACCGAGTACGCGCGGTAG
- a CDS encoding TIGR00282 family metallophosphoesterase — MRLLFIGDVVGRAGRRMLRDHLESLIEQHGIELTVVNGENAAGGWGLTPETADELFAAGADVITLGNHWADRKEILPYLERNPRVLRPLNWPGEPPGQGAVVAEGRSGCRVAVLCLMGRVFADSLLDDPFVAADRALTGLAGQAAAILVDVHGDATSEKQALAWYLDGRVSAVVGTHTHTPTADERVLPGGTAAITDVGMTGPRDSIIGFEPDGVIRRLRTQLQVRLEVARGPRVLCGVIVDVDRDTGKATAIERIRVEDPG, encoded by the coding sequence GTGCGGCTGCTGTTCATCGGCGACGTGGTGGGCCGGGCGGGGCGCCGGATGCTGCGGGACCACCTGGAGAGCCTCATCGAGCAACACGGCATCGAGCTGACGGTGGTCAACGGCGAGAACGCCGCCGGCGGGTGGGGTCTCACCCCCGAGACCGCCGACGAGCTCTTCGCCGCGGGCGCGGACGTCATCACCCTGGGCAACCACTGGGCCGACCGCAAGGAGATCCTGCCCTACCTGGAGCGCAATCCGCGGGTCCTGCGCCCGCTGAACTGGCCGGGTGAGCCGCCGGGGCAGGGGGCGGTGGTGGCCGAGGGCCGCAGCGGGTGTCGGGTGGCCGTCCTCTGCCTGATGGGACGGGTCTTCGCCGACAGCCTGCTGGACGACCCCTTCGTGGCCGCCGACCGTGCCCTGACCGGCCTGGCGGGCCAGGCCGCGGCGATCCTGGTGGACGTGCACGGCGACGCCACCTCGGAGAAGCAGGCCCTGGCCTGGTACCTGGACGGCCGGGTGTCCGCGGTGGTCGGGACCCACACCCACACCCCCACGGCGGACGAGCGGGTCCTGCCGGGCGGGACGGCCGCCATCACCGACGTGGGCATGACGGGTCCGCGGGACTCGATCATCGGCTTCGAGCCCGACGGGGTCATCCGGCGGCTGCGCACCCAGCTCCAGGTGCGCCTCGAGGTGGCCCGCGGCCCCCGGGTGCTCTGCGGCGTCATCGTCGACGTCGACCGGGACACCGGCAAGGCCACGGCCATCGAGCGCATCCGCGTCGAAGACCCCGGCTAG
- a CDS encoding dipeptidase translates to MPYTPYGPIVDAHVDTVLDLAAGRRRLGERSPEGHVDLPRLEEAGVGVQVFAHWIEPAYKPHAALVRFMELYDAFLAEVARNADRIAVVTGVDDLQRTLAAGKVAAVVGIEGGEVLHGRLGVLRLLHRLGVRLVGLTWNERNDLADGAGDGRSGGGLSQRGVAVVREMNRLGMVVDVSHLSDAGFYDVLAVSRQPVVASHSNCRALCPHPRNLSDDQIRALAAQGGVMGMNFYARFLRADGPATVDDVVRHIEHVASLVGPEHVGLGSDFDGIGETPQGLEDVTRLPNLIEALLRRNWKEDHLRLVLAENFLRVFRQVWSAGEPAYPAPEEPDVGGPGL, encoded by the coding sequence ATGCCGTACACGCCCTACGGCCCCATCGTCGACGCTCACGTGGACACCGTGCTGGATCTGGCCGCCGGCCGGCGCCGGCTGGGCGAGCGGTCGCCAGAGGGCCACGTGGACCTGCCCCGCCTGGAGGAGGCGGGGGTGGGGGTGCAGGTCTTCGCCCACTGGATCGAGCCGGCCTACAAGCCCCACGCGGCCCTGGTCCGCTTCATGGAGCTCTACGACGCCTTCCTGGCGGAGGTGGCCCGCAACGCCGACCGCATCGCGGTGGTCACGGGCGTGGACGACCTCCAGCGGACCCTGGCCGCCGGCAAGGTGGCCGCGGTCGTCGGCATCGAGGGCGGCGAGGTCCTCCACGGGCGTCTGGGCGTGCTGCGGCTGCTCCACCGGCTGGGGGTGCGGCTGGTCGGCCTGACCTGGAACGAGCGCAACGACCTGGCGGACGGCGCCGGCGACGGCCGCAGCGGCGGCGGGCTCTCGCAGCGGGGCGTGGCGGTGGTGCGGGAGATGAACCGCCTGGGGATGGTGGTCGACGTCAGCCACCTCTCCGACGCCGGCTTCTACGACGTCCTCGCGGTCTCCCGCCAGCCGGTGGTGGCCTCCCACTCCAACTGCCGCGCCCTGTGCCCCCACCCGCGGAACCTCAGCGACGACCAGATCCGAGCCCTGGCCGCCCAGGGGGGCGTCATGGGCATGAACTTCTACGCCCGTTTCCTGCGGGCGGACGGTCCGGCCACGGTGGACGACGTGGTTCGACACATCGAACACGTGGCCTCGCTGGTGGGGCCCGAGCACGTCGGCCTCGGGTCGGACTTCGACGGCATCGGGGAGACGCCCCAGGGCCTGGAGGACGTCACCCGGCTGCCCAACCTGATCGAGGCGCTGCTGCGCCGCAACTGGAAGGAAGACCACCTGCGGCTGGTCCTCGCCGAGAACTTCCTGCGGGTCTTCCGCCAGGTGTGGTCCGCGGGGGAGCCGGCCTATCCCGCGCCGGAGGAGCCCGACGTCGGCGGGCCCGGGCTGTGA
- a CDS encoding leucyl aminopeptidase, producing the protein MARAGVELPTVAFRVASVTEVDADAVVVNLFEGVRVPGGATGAVDQALGGAIRDAIAAGALRGRLGEALVLPTLGRLPARWVIVAGLGPREGFGRAAARTASAAALRAARRHGCREVATIAHGAGIGGLAPQLAALATVEGALLGLYRYRRERSPGRRAPGAAPGDGAAGTPAEAGAPGLLGAAVDPTGRRGGEPLGSGSAQDPTDERGVERLWLIDRTDAQQAALERGLEEGRVVAEAVMVARQLGNRPANDLTPARLAAAALELEDLPGIQVTVLDEDALRQQGFGAILAVGQGSAQPPRLVAIDYVGPGRDASEPPDAAFIGKGVTFDTGGISLKPREGMEDMKFDMMGAAAVIGALHAVSRLRLPARLLGVVAAVENMPGGRAFKPGDVITTYDGTTVEVNNTDAEGRLILADAMAYARQRGARRLVDLATLTGAMVIALGDHVAGLFANDDAWAARVLRAADAAGEPLWRLPLVAAYRRRLRSEYADLRNTGGRAAGSILAALFLATFAGETPWAHLDIAGVAWSDQVEGDHGKGATGYGVRTLVELARNLAAGGRS; encoded by the coding sequence TTGGCGCGCGCTGGCGTAGAGCTTCCCACGGTGGCCTTTCGCGTGGCGTCGGTGACCGAGGTGGACGCCGACGCCGTCGTGGTCAATCTGTTCGAGGGGGTGCGCGTTCCCGGGGGCGCCACCGGCGCGGTGGACCAGGCCCTGGGCGGGGCGATCCGCGACGCCATCGCGGCGGGTGCCCTGCGCGGCCGCCTGGGCGAGGCGCTGGTGCTGCCCACGCTGGGCCGGCTGCCCGCCCGCTGGGTGATCGTGGCCGGCCTGGGACCGCGGGAGGGGTTCGGGCGGGCGGCGGCCCGCACGGCGTCGGCCGCGGCGCTGCGCGCCGCCCGGCGCCACGGCTGCCGCGAGGTGGCTACCATCGCCCACGGCGCCGGGATCGGGGGCCTGGCGCCGCAGTTGGCGGCGCTGGCCACCGTGGAGGGGGCGCTGCTGGGCCTCTACCGCTACCGCCGCGAACGCAGCCCGGGCCGCCGGGCACCCGGTGCCGCGCCGGGGGACGGGGCGGCGGGCACGCCGGCGGAGGCGGGGGCGCCGGGCCTGCTGGGCGCGGCCGTCGACCCCACCGGGCGGCGCGGCGGCGAGCCGCTGGGTTCCGGCTCCGCCCAGGATCCGACGGATGAACGCGGCGTGGAGCGCCTCTGGCTGATCGACCGCACCGACGCCCAGCAGGCGGCCCTGGAGCGCGGGCTCGAGGAGGGCCGCGTGGTGGCCGAGGCGGTGATGGTCGCCCGGCAGCTGGGCAACCGGCCGGCCAACGACCTGACGCCGGCCCGCCTCGCCGCGGCGGCCCTGGAGCTCGAAGACCTCCCGGGCATCCAGGTCACCGTGCTGGACGAGGACGCGTTGCGCCAGCAGGGATTCGGCGCCATCCTGGCCGTCGGCCAGGGCAGCGCCCAGCCGCCCCGGCTGGTGGCCATCGACTACGTGGGGCCGGGTCGCGATGCGTCGGAGCCGCCGGACGCGGCCTTCATCGGTAAGGGCGTCACCTTCGACACCGGCGGCATCTCCCTCAAGCCGCGCGAGGGCATGGAGGACATGAAGTTCGACATGATGGGCGCCGCCGCGGTGATCGGCGCCCTCCACGCGGTGTCGCGGCTGCGCCTGCCGGCGCGGCTGCTGGGCGTGGTGGCGGCGGTGGAGAACATGCCCGGCGGGCGCGCCTTCAAGCCCGGCGACGTGATCACCACCTACGACGGCACCACGGTGGAGGTCAACAACACCGACGCCGAGGGCCGGCTGATCCTGGCCGACGCCATGGCCTACGCCCGCCAGCGTGGCGCGCGGCGGCTGGTCGACCTGGCGACCCTGACGGGCGCCATGGTCATCGCCCTCGGCGACCACGTGGCGGGCCTCTTCGCCAACGATGACGCCTGGGCGGCGCGGGTCCTGCGGGCGGCGGACGCAGCCGGCGAACCCCTCTGGCGCCTGCCGCTGGTGGCCGCCTACCGCCGCCGGCTGCGCAGCGAGTACGCCGACCTGCGCAACACGGGGGGCCGGGCGGCGGGCTCCATCCTGGCCGCCCTGTTCCTGGCGACCTTCGCCGGCGAGACGCCCTGGGCGCACCTGGACATCGCCGGCGTCGCCTGGTCGGACCAGGTGGAGGGCGATCACGGCAAGGGCGCTACCGGCTACGGCGTGCGCACCCTGGTGGAGCTGGCCCGCAACCTGGCGGCGGGGGGACGGTCGTGA
- a CDS encoding PHP domain-containing protein, which translates to MTEGRGLADGPGGDVGPGRPGPGADGSGEAAAREGGADLHTHTTASDGTVTPEERIQMARRAGLEYVGITDHDTLAGLPAARAAARAAGIGLVPGVELSTDVDLGSRRVGVHVLGYWVKEDDPPLVELLAQRRASRERRLARILERLAQVGIALDEGRIRALARGGAVGRPHVARALVEAGVVATVAEAFERYLTPGKPGYVPRAPLAPEAAIAAIRAAGGVPVLAHPGLLPERLHALWPVWQRHGLAGVEVYHTKHSPEQAAAFLRRARELDLLPTGGSDCHGPQPGQPALIGRVRIPVEWVERLRERSAR; encoded by the coding sequence GTGACGGAGGGCCGCGGGCTCGCCGACGGGCCCGGGGGGGACGTCGGCCCCGGACGGCCGGGCCCGGGGGCGGACGGATCCGGCGAGGCCGCTGCCCGGGAGGGTGGCGCCGACCTGCACACCCACACCACCGCCTCCGACGGCACGGTGACGCCGGAGGAGCGGATCCAGATGGCCCGCCGGGCCGGCCTGGAGTACGTGGGCATCACCGATCACGACACCCTGGCCGGCCTGCCCGCGGCCCGGGCGGCGGCGCGGGCCGCGGGGATCGGCCTGGTCCCCGGGGTGGAGCTCAGCACCGACGTGGACCTGGGTAGCCGCCGGGTGGGCGTGCACGTGCTGGGGTACTGGGTCAAGGAGGACGACCCGCCCCTGGTGGAACTGCTCGCCCAGCGGCGGGCATCGCGGGAGCGGCGCCTGGCACGCATCCTGGAGCGATTGGCCCAGGTGGGCATCGCCCTCGACGAGGGGCGGATCCGGGCCCTGGCCCGGGGGGGTGCCGTGGGCCGACCCCACGTGGCGCGGGCGCTGGTCGAGGCCGGCGTGGTGGCCACCGTCGCGGAGGCCTTCGAGCGGTACCTGACGCCCGGCAAGCCGGGCTACGTGCCCCGGGCGCCGCTGGCACCCGAGGCGGCCATCGCCGCCATCCGCGCGGCGGGCGGCGTTCCCGTGCTGGCCCACCCGGGCCTGCTCCCGGAGCGGTTGCACGCCCTGTGGCCCGTCTGGCAGCGCCACGGCCTGGCGGGCGTGGAGGTCTACCACACCAAGCACTCGCCGGAGCAGGCGGCCGCCTTCCTTCGGCGGGCGCGGGAACTCGACCTGCTGCCGACGGGCGGGTCGGATTGCCACGGCCCCCAGCCCGGGCAGCCGGCGCTGATCGGGCGCGTGCGCATCCCGGTGGAGTGGGTGGAGCGGCTGCGGGAGCGCTCGGCGCGTTGA
- the miaB gene encoding tRNA (N6-isopentenyl adenosine(37)-C2)-methylthiotransferase MiaB, producing the protein METLPLMPGPSARALDYRALQAQWAARYGAYRDEQGVWRLPDGRTLAESIFGKPRPAYKILTWGCQMNERDSEILAGQLEEMGMVPAGLLDEADLVLLNTCAVRETAEEKVFGTIGYLKAFKQKNPEMILGLCGCMAQEEATIRRIQRYYPHVDLVFGTHNVHQLPQLIERVRREEGMVVDVWQAAEGVVEHLPSRRAGGVKAWVNIIYGCDKFCTFCIVPTTRGRERSRRPEDVIAEVEYLAAEGYKEVTLLGQNVNSYGKDLGIGFDFADLLARLDRVPGIRWIRYTTSHPRDFTDKLIRTIAESDKVTEHFHLPVQSGSNHVLRWMNRRYTREYYLRLIERIRTAVPDACITTDIIVGFPKETEEDFQQTLDLVRQVEFDNAFTFIYSPREGTPAARWPQLPREVKQERLERLMEVQYAINLRKNQRLVGQQAVVLIDGPSKKNPQVLSARTRTNKLVLVPGDAAWAGRFARVAITRAQTFTLEGRVVELLPDDAPEIGRHGQFAPYVAVAQGA; encoded by the coding sequence ATGGAGACCCTGCCCCTGATGCCCGGGCCGTCGGCGCGGGCCCTCGACTACCGCGCCCTGCAGGCCCAGTGGGCCGCCCGCTACGGCGCATACCGCGACGAGCAGGGCGTCTGGCGCCTGCCCGACGGCCGCACGCTGGCGGAGTCCATCTTCGGCAAGCCCCGGCCGGCGTACAAGATCCTGACCTGGGGCTGCCAGATGAACGAGCGGGACAGCGAGATCCTGGCCGGGCAATTAGAAGAGATGGGCATGGTCCCGGCGGGGCTGCTGGACGAGGCGGACCTGGTGCTGCTCAACACCTGCGCCGTGCGCGAGACGGCGGAGGAGAAGGTCTTCGGCACCATCGGCTACCTCAAGGCGTTCAAGCAGAAGAACCCGGAGATGATCCTCGGGCTGTGCGGCTGCATGGCGCAGGAGGAGGCCACCATCCGCCGCATCCAGCGGTACTACCCCCACGTGGACTTGGTCTTCGGCACCCACAACGTCCACCAGCTGCCCCAGCTGATCGAGCGGGTGCGACGGGAAGAGGGCATGGTGGTGGACGTCTGGCAGGCGGCCGAGGGGGTGGTGGAGCACCTGCCCTCGCGCCGCGCCGGTGGCGTGAAGGCGTGGGTCAACATCATCTACGGGTGCGACAAGTTCTGCACCTTCTGCATCGTGCCCACCACCCGCGGCCGCGAGCGCAGCCGCCGCCCGGAGGACGTGATCGCCGAGGTGGAGTACCTGGCCGCGGAGGGGTACAAGGAGGTCACCCTGCTCGGCCAGAACGTCAACTCCTACGGCAAGGACCTGGGCATCGGCTTCGACTTCGCGGACCTCCTGGCGCGGCTCGACCGGGTGCCGGGGATCCGCTGGATCCGCTACACCACCTCCCACCCGCGGGACTTCACGGACAAACTCATCCGGACCATCGCGGAATCCGACAAGGTGACCGAGCACTTCCACCTGCCCGTGCAGTCGGGGTCCAACCACGTCCTGCGCTGGATGAACCGGCGTTACACCCGGGAGTACTACCTGCGACTGATCGAGAGGATCCGTACCGCGGTGCCCGACGCCTGCATCACCACGGACATCATCGTCGGCTTCCCGAAGGAGACTGAGGAGGACTTCCAGCAGACCCTGGACCTGGTGCGGCAGGTGGAGTTCGACAACGCCTTCACCTTCATCTACTCGCCGCGGGAGGGCACGCCGGCCGCCCGCTGGCCCCAGCTGCCGCGGGAGGTCAAGCAGGAGCGGCTGGAGCGGCTGATGGAGGTCCAGTACGCCATCAACCTGCGGAAGAACCAGCGGCTGGTCGGCCAGCAGGCCGTCGTCCTGATCGACGGGCCGAGCAAGAAGAATCCGCAGGTCCTCAGCGCCCGGACGCGGACCAACAAGCTGGTCCTGGTCCCCGGGGATGCGGCCTGGGCCGGCCGGTTCGCCCGGGTGGCGATCACCCGTGCCCAGACCTTCACCCTCGAGGGGCGGGTGGTGGAGCTGCTGCCCGACGACGCGCCGGAGATCGGTCGGCACGGCCAGTTCGCGCCCTACGTCGCCGTGGCGCAGGGCGCCTGA
- the mutS gene encoding DNA mismatch repair protein MutS yields the protein MAQGDATKRDKPGRETPMMRQYRQWKERYPDCILFFRLGDFYEMFGDDARLAARILDITLTSRETAKGERVPMCGVPCHAADQYLARLVEAGYRVAICEQVEDPRLARGLVRREVVRVVTPGTLWTASGPEEGRYVAALAVPEGGRGSGRSRWPGGGGEGGEPGTAAPHRGSSPGRPQDPGADSRWTTTPAPAAGVPATPAAAGDGPNGPPVLGLAYADVSTGEFVIAQLEGPQAVRLAVDELARLQAAECLLGPGLEGPGAARIERALRERGCALTRLPTGPWRLRDAEAVLADRFGRAAVDQARAATGPAAVAAGGGLLAYLRETQKVDLEHLRRLRTDPLDQWLAIDANSRRNLELVRRLRDGSRQGTLLDVLDLTETAMGRRLLKQWVERPLVDREAIEARLDAVEALVADPFLRSDVRRLLAGVQDLPRLLGRVGYQQANARDLLGIARSLERLPELAGRLDGALRGRRAGRLEAVRAGLDPDLAALARRLRAALVDDPPTTVTEGGLIRDGFHPEVDELRRAMREGRDWIAALEARERERTGIKSLKVGFNKVFGYYIEVTRANRHLVPPDYERRQTLAGAERFVTPELKAMESKVLGAEERLAALEHRLFLELRQAVAAAIPRLQAVADALAELDVLASLAEAAARYDYVRPQIAADRRLRIKAGRHPVLDRVLEGRFVPNDIDLDGREERVMLITGPNMAGKSTYLRQVALIVIMAQMGSFVPAAEAEIGLVDRIFCRVGASDDLASGQSTFMVEVAETALAVHNATPRSLILLDEIGRGTSTFDGIAIARAVIEYIHDRIGARTLVSTHYHELTGLAATRSGIRNYHARVVEDGDSVRFLWRIVPGGADRSYGINVARLAGLPVEIVERAKAILAELDRRAGPRQLSLADLMASPVAGAALRAAETGGGLAEAGGRSAEAGGQGEGAGRTPAAAGAAPRGEAAAAVEPASDEPAAAGRTAEGPGSAAAAGMAAAGTAGSPSAPAPAGAGEGWEAAGELALARAWLHRLASLDLNRMTPLDAMNLLYAWQRRLRRERWTRSAEDAGSAAGQEGAHGQDTAAGSAGDRPDRGR from the coding sequence ATGGCGCAAGGGGATGCGACGAAGCGGGACAAGCCGGGCCGCGAGACGCCGATGATGCGGCAATACCGGCAGTGGAAGGAGCGCTACCCGGACTGCATCCTCTTCTTCCGGCTGGGCGACTTCTACGAGATGTTCGGCGACGACGCCCGGCTGGCGGCCCGGATCCTGGACATCACCCTGACCTCGCGGGAGACGGCCAAGGGCGAGCGGGTGCCGATGTGTGGGGTGCCCTGCCACGCCGCCGACCAGTACCTGGCCCGGCTGGTGGAGGCCGGCTACCGCGTGGCCATCTGCGAACAGGTGGAGGACCCGCGCCTGGCCCGGGGGCTGGTGCGCCGGGAAGTGGTCCGGGTGGTCACCCCGGGCACCCTCTGGACCGCCAGCGGCCCGGAGGAGGGGCGCTACGTGGCGGCCCTGGCGGTGCCCGAGGGCGGCCGCGGCAGCGGGCGCAGCCGGTGGCCAGGCGGTGGGGGGGAGGGCGGGGAGCCCGGCACGGCGGCGCCGCACCGCGGCTCCTCCCCCGGCCGGCCGCAGGATCCCGGTGCCGACTCGCGGTGGACCACCACGCCGGCGCCCGCCGCCGGCGTCCCCGCGACCCCGGCGGCGGCCGGCGACGGGCCCAACGGCCCGCCGGTGCTGGGGCTGGCCTATGCCGACGTGTCCACCGGCGAGTTCGTCATCGCCCAGTTGGAGGGTCCCCAGGCGGTCCGCCTCGCCGTGGACGAGCTGGCGCGACTGCAGGCGGCGGAGTGCCTGCTGGGCCCGGGCCTGGAGGGACCCGGAGCCGCCCGGATCGAACGGGCGCTGCGGGAGCGGGGCTGCGCCCTGACCCGCCTGCCCACCGGCCCCTGGCGGCTGCGGGACGCCGAGGCGGTGCTGGCGGACCGCTTCGGCCGGGCGGCGGTCGACCAGGCCCGCGCCGCCACGGGCCCGGCGGCGGTGGCGGCGGGCGGCGGGCTGCTCGCCTATCTCCGCGAGACCCAGAAGGTCGACCTGGAGCACCTCCGGCGTCTGCGCACCGACCCCCTCGACCAGTGGCTGGCCATCGACGCCAACAGCCGTCGCAACCTGGAGCTGGTCCGGCGGCTGCGGGACGGATCGCGGCAGGGCACGCTGCTCGACGTGCTCGACCTGACGGAGACCGCCATGGGCCGCCGCCTGCTCAAGCAGTGGGTCGAGCGGCCGCTGGTCGACCGCGAGGCCATCGAGGCACGGCTCGATGCCGTGGAGGCGTTGGTGGCCGACCCGTTCCTGCGCAGCGACGTCCGGCGCCTGTTGGCCGGGGTGCAGGACCTGCCGCGGCTGCTGGGCCGCGTCGGCTATCAGCAGGCCAACGCGCGGGACCTGTTGGGCATCGCCCGCTCCCTGGAGCGGCTGCCGGAGCTGGCCGGGCGGCTCGATGGGGCGCTGCGGGGACGGCGGGCCGGCCGTCTCGAGGCGGTCAGGGCGGGCCTCGATCCCGACCTGGCGGCGCTGGCCCGGCGGCTGCGGGCGGCCCTGGTGGACGATCCGCCGACGACCGTGACCGAGGGCGGCCTGATCCGCGACGGCTTCCACCCCGAGGTCGACGAGCTGCGCCGGGCCATGCGGGAGGGGCGCGACTGGATCGCCGCCCTGGAGGCGCGGGAGCGGGAGCGGACGGGCATCAAGTCCCTCAAGGTCGGGTTCAACAAGGTCTTCGGGTACTACATCGAGGTCACCCGGGCCAACCGCCACCTGGTGCCCCCGGACTACGAGCGGCGCCAGACCCTGGCCGGCGCCGAGCGGTTCGTCACCCCGGAGCTCAAGGCCATGGAGAGCAAGGTCCTGGGCGCCGAGGAGCGCCTGGCCGCCCTGGAGCACCGCCTCTTCCTGGAGCTGCGGCAGGCGGTGGCCGCGGCCATCCCGCGGCTGCAGGCGGTGGCCGACGCCCTGGCGGAGCTGGACGTGCTGGCCTCCCTGGCCGAGGCGGCCGCCCGCTACGACTACGTGCGGCCGCAGATCGCCGCCGACCGCCGGCTGCGCATCAAGGCGGGCCGCCACCCCGTGCTGGACCGGGTGCTGGAGGGCCGGTTCGTCCCCAACGACATCGACCTGGACGGCCGCGAGGAGCGGGTCATGCTCATCACCGGCCCCAACATGGCGGGGAAGAGCACCTACCTGCGCCAGGTGGCGCTCATCGTGATCATGGCCCAGATGGGCAGCTTCGTCCCCGCGGCGGAGGCGGAGATCGGCCTGGTGGACCGGATCTTCTGCCGCGTCGGGGCCAGCGACGATTTGGCGTCGGGCCAGTCGACCTTCATGGTCGAGGTGGCGGAGACGGCGCTGGCCGTGCACAACGCCACGCCGCGCAGCCTGATCCTGTTGGACGAGATCGGCCGCGGCACCAGCACCTTCGACGGCATCGCCATCGCCCGGGCGGTGATCGAGTACATCCACGACCGCATCGGCGCCCGCACCCTGGTCTCGACCCACTACCACGAGCTGACGGGCCTGGCGGCCACGCGCTCCGGCATCCGCAACTACCACGCCCGGGTGGTGGAGGACGGGGACTCGGTGCGGTTCCTGTGGCGCATCGTGCCGGGCGGGGCCGATCGCAGCTACGGCATCAACGTGGCGCGCCTGGCGGGGCTGCCGGTGGAGATCGTCGAGCGGGCCAAGGCGATCCTGGCCGAGCTGGACCGCCGCGCCGGGCCGCGCCAGCTGTCGCTGGCGGACCTGATGGCCTCCCCCGTGGCGGGCGCGGCGTTACGCGCCGCGGAGACGGGAGGCGGGTTGGCGGAGGCGGGAGGCCGGTCCGCGGAGGCGGGCGGCCAAGGGGAGGGCGCCGGGCGGACCCCCGCGGCTGCGGGCGCCGCGCCGCGGGGCGAGGCCGCGGCCGCCGTCGAACCCGCGTCAGACGAACCGGCGGCTGCCGGCCGCACCGCGGAGGGGCCAGGATCGGCGGCCGCCGCCGGCATGGCGGCCGCCGGCACGGCGGGGAGCCCCTCGGCGCCGGCGCCGGCCGGCGCCGGCGAGGGCTGGGAGGCGGCCGGCGAGCTGGCCCTGGCCCGGGCCTGGCTCCATCGGTTGGCGAGCCTCGACCTTAACCGCATGACGCCCCTCGACGCCATGAACCTGCTGTACGCGTGGCAGCGGCGCCTTCGCCGCGAGCGGTGGACGCGGTCCGCCGAGGACGCCGGCAGCGCTGCCGGCCAGGAGGGAGCCCATGGGCAGGATACGGCGGCTGGATCCGCAGGTGATCGACCAGATCGCGGC